From Shewanella yunxiaonensis, the proteins below share one genomic window:
- a CDS encoding ISAs1 family transposase, with protein sequence MNSGAFQQFFSTLEDPRQSAKVEHLFTDILFLVVCASIAGAQGWEDIEDFGDLHFNWFIEKGLFKNGLPVHDTIARVVSRIDSDQFQHCFIDWMKSVVELSEGQLIAIDGKRLCGSYNRQNRLSAIHMVNAFATENNVVLGQVKTESKSNEITAIPALLALLDIKGCLISIDAMGCQTDIAEQIIERGGDYLLAVKGNQKALHDAVRKVLSSEINEEVLCLEKQHGRNEARAYCVMDAGSLADAFPEWKGLKSIGVALSYRRTKSGNESLEYRYYISSAKLSKARFANAVRSHWAVENSLHWVLDASMKEDQCQIYRGNAAEVLSGARKIALNMLQAETTRKISIPRKQKRAHGSTDYLEQVLTAGLKTLGDI encoded by the coding sequence ATGAACTCCGGTGCATTTCAACAGTTCTTTAGTACCTTAGAAGACCCTCGTCAGTCAGCCAAAGTCGAGCACCTATTCACTGATATTTTATTCCTCGTGGTTTGTGCCTCAATAGCTGGAGCACAAGGCTGGGAAGATATCGAAGATTTTGGCGATCTGCACTTTAACTGGTTTATCGAAAAAGGCCTGTTTAAGAATGGGTTACCTGTTCATGACACTATTGCTCGAGTCGTATCGAGAATAGATAGCGATCAGTTTCAGCATTGCTTTATCGACTGGATGAAGTCTGTTGTGGAGTTATCTGAAGGTCAGCTTATTGCGATAGATGGTAAACGGCTATGTGGTTCATATAATCGCCAGAATAGACTGTCAGCCATCCACATGGTAAATGCCTTCGCAACAGAAAATAATGTCGTGCTTGGGCAAGTTAAAACCGAAAGTAAGTCCAATGAAATTACCGCCATTCCCGCATTACTGGCGCTGTTGGATATTAAAGGTTGTCTGATATCGATAGATGCTATGGGATGTCAGACAGATATCGCTGAACAAATTATTGAGCGCGGTGGTGATTATTTGCTTGCCGTAAAAGGTAATCAAAAAGCGCTGCACGATGCCGTTCGTAAAGTTCTTTCCAGCGAGATTAACGAAGAAGTGCTTTGCTTAGAGAAGCAGCACGGACGTAACGAAGCCAGAGCCTATTGTGTTATGGACGCAGGCAGCTTAGCCGACGCCTTCCCAGAATGGAAAGGGCTTAAAAGTATCGGTGTTGCGCTGAGCTATCGTCGAACGAAAAGCGGTAATGAATCCCTTGAGTACCGTTATTACATCAGTTCAGCCAAACTGAGCAAGGCCCGTTTTGCCAATGCGGTACGCAGCCACTGGGCGGTTGAAAATAGCCTGCATTGGGTGCTGGACGCGTCGATGAAGGAAGACCAATGCCAAATATATAGAGGCAATGCGGCGGAGGTATTGTCCGGAGCAAGGAAGATAGCGTTGAATATGCTCCAAGCGGAAACAACTCGAAAAATCAGTATTCCACGCAAACAGAAGCGTGCACACGGTAGCACTGATTATCTGGAGCAGGTACTAACAGCAGGTTTAAAGACGTTGGGTGATATTTAA
- the pmbA gene encoding metalloprotease PmbA — MSANFIDGELQSLKDAVAMALEFAQGLGVNAAEVAISKQQGLSVSSRLQEVETVEFNKDGALGITVYRDGCKGNSSTSDLSAEAIREAVKAADSIARYTSEDPASGLAEKALMATEFPDLQLYHPRHTTPEELAQLAIAAEAAALGRDKRITNSDGASANAHNSVRVYGNSHGFLHGYCSSRYSLSCVVIGSDDNGDMQRDYDYTVARQFDDMLAADLVGVSAADKTLSRLGGRKIATGNLPVLFAADVATGLMGHLVSAISGSTLYRKSSFLLDALGQPIFPEWLAIQEQPKLQGGFASANYDSEGVATRDRFIVEQGVLQSYLLTSYSARKLGMENTGHAGGIYNWTVSDSGKSFQELISTMDKGLIVTEVMGQGVNTVTGDYSRGAAGFYVEKGEICYPVEEITIAGNLRDMYRNIQAVSSDREMRSSIRTGAILLDSMKIAGS; from the coding sequence GTGTCTGCAAATTTTATTGATGGTGAACTGCAGTCCCTGAAAGATGCAGTCGCTATGGCGCTGGAGTTTGCCCAAGGGTTGGGCGTGAACGCTGCTGAGGTAGCAATCAGTAAACAACAGGGATTGAGTGTTTCCTCGCGGTTGCAGGAAGTGGAGACCGTCGAATTTAATAAAGACGGCGCCCTCGGTATTACCGTGTATCGCGACGGTTGCAAGGGCAACTCTTCGACTTCGGATTTATCCGCCGAAGCGATTCGCGAAGCGGTAAAAGCCGCAGACAGCATTGCCCGTTATACCAGCGAAGATCCCGCCTCTGGCTTGGCAGAAAAAGCGCTGATGGCGACCGAGTTTCCGGATTTGCAGTTGTATCATCCGCGACATACGACTCCGGAAGAACTGGCACAATTAGCGATTGCTGCCGAAGCCGCTGCGCTCGGTCGCGACAAGCGCATTACTAATTCCGACGGTGCTTCGGCTAACGCCCACAATAGCGTGCGGGTTTATGGCAACAGTCATGGCTTTTTGCACGGGTATTGCAGCAGTCGCTACAGCCTCAGTTGTGTTGTGATTGGCAGTGATGATAACGGCGATATGCAGCGTGATTACGATTACACGGTAGCGCGTCAGTTTGACGATATGCTGGCGGCCGATTTAGTGGGTGTCAGTGCCGCCGACAAGACCCTCAGTCGCCTGGGGGGGCGCAAAATCGCAACGGGAAATCTGCCCGTGCTGTTTGCCGCCGATGTCGCTACTGGTTTGATGGGGCACTTGGTCAGCGCTATCAGTGGCTCAACACTTTACCGTAAATCCAGTTTTCTGTTGGATGCCTTGGGCCAGCCGATTTTTCCCGAATGGCTGGCAATTCAGGAACAGCCCAAATTACAAGGTGGCTTTGCCAGCGCCAACTATGACAGTGAAGGGGTCGCGACTCGCGATCGTTTCATTGTTGAACAGGGCGTGTTGCAGAGTTATCTCCTGACCAGTTACTCGGCTCGCAAGCTAGGTATGGAGAATACCGGTCATGCCGGTGGTATCTATAACTGGACCGTGAGTGATAGTGGTAAGAGTTTTCAGGAGCTGATCAGCACTATGGATAAAGGGTTGATCGTCACTGAGGTGATGGGGCAGGGTGTGAACACGGTAACCGGGGATTATTCTCGCGGTGCTGCCGGTTTCTATGTGGAAAAGGGTGAAATCTGTTACCCGGTTGAAGAGATCACCATTGCGGGCAATTTGCGGGATATGTACCGCAACATTCAGGCAGTTTCTAGCGATCGCGAAATGCGCTCGTCAATTCGTACTGGGGCTATCCTGCTCGACAGTATGAAGATTGCCGGTAGTTAA
- the yjgA gene encoding ribosome biogenesis factor YjgA — MKIVDDSEKMKQPYDDDENYVSKSALKRESTAAQELGKQLLGLSKGQLERIPLDETMLDALALAKRIKVNTDSYRRQVQYIGRLMRDVDLDAVKQALDKVTNRSNQVAAQDQITEKLRDKLLAEGDEAIQQLLDEQPHLDRQKLRQLVRQAKKELEKTPESKSARELFQYLRQEIE; from the coding sequence ATGAAAATCGTCGATGACTCCGAAAAAATGAAACAGCCCTATGACGATGATGAGAATTACGTCAGTAAATCCGCCCTCAAGCGGGAAAGTACCGCGGCGCAGGAGCTGGGAAAGCAGCTCCTGGGATTGAGCAAAGGTCAGTTAGAACGTATACCGCTGGATGAGACTATGCTGGATGCACTGGCATTAGCCAAACGCATTAAGGTCAATACCGATTCCTATCGGCGGCAAGTGCAATATATTGGCCGACTGATGCGCGATGTTGACCTGGACGCCGTCAAACAGGCGTTGGATAAAGTAACGAACCGTTCCAACCAAGTTGCCGCACAGGATCAAATTACTGAAAAACTGCGCGATAAACTGCTGGCAGAAGGTGATGAGGCCATTCAGCAACTACTGGATGAACAACCACATCTGGACAGACAGAAACTCAGACAGCTGGTGCGTCAGGCCAAGAAAGAGTTAGAAAAGACCCCAGAGTCAAAATCTGCGCGAGAACTGTTCCAGTATCTACGTCAGGAAATCGAATAG
- a CDS encoding SHOCT domain-containing protein, protein MNGLYGYSLGFSHFFMIIIWVAILVGIVWLLLSAKSYHSNASETPLDIAKKRYAKGEITKEELDEIKRNL, encoded by the coding sequence ATGAATGGGTTATACGGCTATAGTTTGGGATTTAGTCATTTTTTCATGATAATCATTTGGGTTGCAATCTTAGTTGGCATTGTTTGGCTTCTGTTATCTGCGAAAAGCTATCATTCTAACGCATCTGAAACTCCGCTGGATATTGCAAAAAAACGTTATGCAAAAGGTGAAATTACCAAAGAAGAATTAGATGAGATAAAGCGTAATCTTTGA
- a CDS encoding c-type cytochrome yields MMNFIKHYLLIFVSFLVLICLVSTAVIYSGIYNIGADEPHIQPVYKALNVLRQRSIEQHAKGIRVPNLDDPALILKGAGQYAAMCTECHLAPDMTHSEIRPGLYPQPPNLSLHRVAPNEAFWVIKHGIKMSAMPAWGFNHDDPTIWSMVAFLMKLPDLSPAQYREMVTKAPPDDDMEEESDHEHMHR; encoded by the coding sequence ATGATGAATTTTATCAAACATTACTTGCTCATTTTTGTGTCATTTCTTGTTCTAATTTGTCTTGTGAGCACTGCGGTAATATATTCAGGTATCTATAACATCGGCGCAGATGAGCCGCACATACAGCCAGTGTATAAAGCCTTAAATGTGTTACGCCAACGCTCTATTGAGCAGCATGCTAAAGGGATTAGGGTTCCTAATTTGGATGACCCTGCTCTTATCTTAAAGGGCGCAGGTCAATATGCCGCTATGTGTACAGAATGCCATCTTGCCCCCGATATGACCCATTCAGAAATACGTCCAGGGCTCTATCCTCAGCCTCCTAATCTGTCGCTTCACCGCGTTGCACCCAATGAGGCTTTTTGGGTGATTAAACATGGCATAAAAATGAGTGCAATGCCTGCCTGGGGATTTAACCATGACGATCCTACCATCTGGAGCATGGTGGCATTCTTAATGAAACTCCCGGATTTAAGTCCTGCACAATATCGAGAGATGGTCACTAAAGCACCGCCTGATGATGATATGGAGGAAGAGAGTGATCATGAACATATGCACCGCTAG
- the rimO gene encoding 30S ribosomal protein S12 methylthiotransferase RimO gives MPILKNPVETFDPKQTTTLETPAKTLAQTTVESDATAGGNRIGFVSLGCPKNLVDSERILTQLRIDGYEVTNTYDDADLVIVNTCGFIDAAVEESLDAIREALEENGKVLVTGCLGAKENQIREVHPDVLEITGPHSYEAVLNHVHKYVPKPDHNPFTSLIPQTGVKLTPKHYAYLKISEGCDNRCTFCIIPSLRGDLDSRDIGSVLDEAKRLVESGVQEILVVSQDTSAYGKDKAGRTGFWNGMPVKQNITELAKQLGHMGAWIRLHYVYPYPWVDELIPLMEQGLILPYLDLPLQHASPRILKLMKRPGRIDRQLEAIRKWREICPDLVIRSTFIVGFPGETEEDFQMLLDFLKEARLDRVGCFKYSEVEGAAANDLGEELISEDVKEDRYARFMEVQAEISAERLARLVGRELDILIDDVDEEGAIGRCYADAPEIDGMVFINDETELQPGNLVRAVITHSDEHDLWAELVDMPDETEAE, from the coding sequence ATGCCAATCTTGAAAAATCCTGTAGAAACTTTTGACCCCAAACAGACCACCACACTGGAAACACCGGCCAAGACACTGGCGCAGACCACCGTGGAGTCTGACGCTACCGCTGGCGGTAATCGTATTGGTTTTGTCAGTCTGGGTTGTCCCAAGAACCTGGTGGACTCAGAACGCATTCTGACCCAACTGCGCATTGATGGTTATGAAGTCACCAATACCTACGATGATGCCGATTTGGTGATTGTGAACACCTGTGGCTTTATTGATGCGGCGGTGGAAGAGTCGCTGGATGCGATCCGCGAAGCACTGGAAGAAAACGGCAAAGTATTAGTAACTGGTTGCCTCGGGGCAAAAGAAAATCAGATCCGCGAAGTCCATCCTGATGTGCTGGAAATTACCGGCCCACATAGCTATGAAGCGGTTCTGAATCATGTGCATAAATACGTGCCGAAGCCAGACCATAATCCGTTTACCTCGCTGATCCCACAGACCGGCGTCAAACTGACCCCCAAGCATTACGCCTATCTGAAAATTTCCGAAGGCTGCGATAACCGCTGTACTTTCTGCATCATTCCTTCACTGCGTGGCGACCTCGACAGTCGCGATATCGGCAGTGTGCTGGACGAAGCCAAACGCCTGGTAGAAAGCGGCGTCCAGGAGATCCTGGTGGTGAGTCAGGACACCTCTGCTTATGGCAAAGATAAAGCCGGGCGCACCGGGTTCTGGAACGGCATGCCGGTTAAACAGAACATCACCGAGCTGGCAAAGCAGCTTGGTCATATGGGGGCCTGGATCCGCCTACATTATGTTTACCCTTATCCTTGGGTAGATGAGCTGATCCCGCTGATGGAACAGGGCTTAATCCTGCCTTATCTGGATCTGCCGCTGCAACATGCCAGCCCACGCATTCTCAAACTGATGAAACGCCCGGGGCGCATTGACCGTCAGTTAGAGGCCATCCGTAAGTGGCGCGAGATCTGTCCAGATCTGGTGATCCGTTCTACCTTTATCGTGGGCTTTCCCGGCGAAACTGAAGAAGATTTCCAGATGCTGCTGGATTTCCTTAAAGAAGCCCGATTGGATCGTGTTGGCTGCTTCAAATACTCAGAAGTGGAAGGCGCTGCTGCCAACGATTTGGGTGAAGAATTAATCAGCGAAGATGTGAAAGAAGACCGCTATGCCCGCTTTATGGAAGTACAGGCGGAAATCAGTGCAGAACGGCTGGCGCGCCTGGTGGGCCGTGAGCTGGACATTCTGATCGACGATGTCGATGAAGAAGGTGCCATTGGCCGCTGTTATGCAGATGCCCCCGAAATCGACGGCATGGTGTTTATTAATGATGAAACCGAGCTGCAACCGGGGAACTTGGTACGGGCAGTAATCACGCACTCTGATGAACATGATCTGTGGGCCGAGCTGGTTGATATGCCAGATGAAACTGAAGCCGAATAA
- a CDS encoding DUF4382 domain-containing protein, producing the protein MKMMYRSWLFLSACALLTACGGGSGSSSNNSVTPTNPTTPEQTGSVTVALTDSPMSGVTTVGLQLHELVMTDASGVEHRYSLGDMRFNLMDYQGSDSINVVDGLSIPVGDYHDVYMTVVQGDGNNGCYVEDGQGIHALQVQDDELPLMDFSVAAAQQYSFTMEVGLYMGLNHDSNYNYSLSHDGSWSVNNMSMGHLMGNVDPQWIASCESTNAALTPTSGMFSHMAYLYPDTVTSLAQMGDVYAAPTDGRVAPVAVAPMQQDSAGNWYFAMGYLPAGTYRVGYSCLGDLDNPTTDDTTNGSFTMFADAGSVTIDAGTTGGTQTVMQCGMVSGGHYGMMGNGG; encoded by the coding sequence ATGAAGATGATGTACCGCAGTTGGTTATTTTTATCGGCCTGTGCACTACTGACCGCTTGTGGTGGTGGCAGCGGCAGTAGCAGCAATAATAGTGTTACCCCCACAAACCCCACCACTCCGGAACAAACTGGCTCTGTTACCGTCGCACTGACAGATTCACCGATGAGTGGCGTGACTACAGTAGGATTACAATTACACGAATTAGTGATGACCGATGCCTCTGGTGTTGAACATCGCTACTCACTGGGCGATATGCGTTTTAACTTGATGGATTATCAGGGCAGTGACAGTATCAATGTCGTTGATGGTCTGAGTATTCCCGTCGGTGACTACCATGATGTCTATATGACGGTGGTGCAAGGTGACGGCAACAATGGTTGCTATGTAGAAGACGGTCAGGGCATTCACGCATTGCAAGTACAGGATGATGAACTGCCATTGATGGATTTCTCTGTTGCGGCGGCTCAGCAATATAGCTTCACGATGGAAGTGGGGCTGTATATGGGGCTTAATCACGACAGCAACTATAACTATAGCCTCAGTCATGATGGCAGCTGGTCTGTGAATAATATGTCAATGGGCCATCTGATGGGTAATGTGGACCCTCAGTGGATTGCAAGTTGTGAAAGTACTAATGCCGCCTTAACGCCCACCAGTGGCATGTTCAGCCATATGGCATACCTCTATCCTGATACCGTGACTAGTCTGGCGCAGATGGGCGATGTCTATGCTGCGCCAACCGATGGACGTGTGGCTCCGGTTGCGGTTGCGCCGATGCAACAAGATAGCGCGGGAAACTGGTATTTTGCGATGGGCTATCTGCCAGCCGGAACATATCGCGTAGGTTATAGCTGTTTGGGGGATTTGGATAATCCAACCACAGATGACACCACAAATGGCTCATTCACTATGTTTGCGGATGCTGGTTCAGTGACAATTGATGCCGGTACCACCGGTGGCACCCAAACAGTGATGCAGTGTGGCATGGTAAGTGGCGGCCACTATGGCATGATGGGTAATGGTGGTTGA
- a CDS encoding ribosome alternative rescue factor ArfA, translating to MAKDVQMLPAHDVGRGEIKDNALKALVTSQLFRCRTEKAKKGKGAFQRQQRNQKGQAYKGYAPSDFYGRLN from the coding sequence ATGGCAAAAGATGTACAAATGCTGCCGGCACATGATGTAGGCCGCGGCGAAATCAAAGACAATGCGCTGAAGGCATTGGTGACCAGTCAACTGTTTCGCTGCCGGACGGAAAAAGCCAAAAAAGGCAAAGGCGCATTTCAACGCCAACAACGCAACCAGAAGGGGCAAGCTTACAAGGGCTATGCCCCTTCTGATTTTTATGGGCGGCTTAACTAA